The following proteins come from a genomic window of Nicotiana tomentosiformis chromosome 12, ASM39032v3, whole genome shotgun sequence:
- the LOC138902311 gene encoding uncharacterized protein, with translation MDRIGFWNARGLNKPHKQKEMNLFMNNQRVGLFGLLETKIKRAKAQQAAFNLCNGWSFTTNLVKHPGGKVWVVWKSVVYDVNITWSIRRQLWEDIKRVHQMVKGPWAIMGDFNSILSREDRVGSSVTMTEIREFKKCMEEFSTQDMRSSGAYYTWSNKQPGYNRVMSRIDRVLVNYEWMIQLPASEVHYMQPGLYDHSPGIINWEGDGQQMRKSFKYFNMWNMAWDFKERIKEGWRTNRQGTQMYQLVGKLHGLKSTLKRINKERFSNIEKRADEALDIL, from the exons ATGGATAGAATTGGATTCTGGAATGCCAGAGGACTGAATAAGCCACATAAACAGAAGGAAATGAACCTGTTTATGAACAATCAAAGAGTAGGGTTATTTGGTCTCCTAGAAACAAAGATTAAGAGAGCTAAAGCACAACAAGCTGCTTTTAATCTATGCAATGGGTGGTCCTTCACTACAAATTTAGTAAAACATCCAGGAGGAAAAGTATGGGTGGTATGGAAATCAGTAGTATATGATGTAAATATAACATGG AGTATACGGAGACAACTCTGGGAAGACATCAAACGCGTACATCAAATGGTAAAGGGTCCTTGGGCAATAATGGGGGATTTCAACAGCATTCTGAGCAGAGAGGATAGAGTGGGGAGTTCAGTCACCATGACAGAGATTAGGGAATTTAAAAAGTGTATGGAGGAATTTTCTACGCAAGACATGAGGTCCTCAGGTGCATACTATACATGGAGTAACAAACAACCAGGATACAATAGAGTGATGAGCAGAATAGATAGAGTTCTTGTCAATTATGAATGGATGATACAACTGCCAGCATCAGAAGTTCATTATATGCAACCAGGATTGTATGATCATTCCCCAGGCATTATAAACTGGGAGGGAGATGGACAACAGATGCGAAAAAGTTTCAAATACTTCAATATGTGGAACATGGCATGGGATTTCAAAGAAAGAATAAAAGAAGGATGGAGGACAAATAGGCAAGGGACACAAATGTACCAGTTAGTGGGGAAACTACATGGACTCAAAAGTACTCTTAAGAGAATCAACAAAGAGAGGTTCAGTAACATTGAAAAGAGAGCGGATGAAGCACTAGACATCCTTTAG